In a single window of the Neodiprion virginianus isolate iyNeoVirg1 chromosome 1, iyNeoVirg1.1, whole genome shotgun sequence genome:
- the LOC124307654 gene encoding leucine-rich repeat extensin-like protein 1 translates to MQYPPQILLCIALWLSVFSRRLVAKEPPDSELLKKYAKDVETVLSPTLIEELQGAQSNRSAVNLEQTVPRTPEQAESVSDKKPEIHFDNQVYPYHYERSYHYHYPPSPQDGASGPVGYSDTFYGPSFRPRIHVSDIRDPGYYRSELYNPFGSPAIPNAGVKATSSAKESIEVNGNGKETSGGQGPSEVIHGPNPLPPNGFAHPEILTQSAPPNPFPSMDFDRYRHGVFDRPLGPSNYFRPGGDIGPPPHDFKEKISQPLQERPMDPYQNLPPLDYQGYGENRPLRPHHLSPPFPDPFFPAGYQRPFYSSYRPSEHFHNLFNDTFTRNFSHRQPFRGFYPNRNYNHPSPPAPSPAPSPPPPAQPPMPPPALPESMQESPPPTTPLSQPTPDVNPENPAAPVPAASNSIYEVKLFLPAIDNVDHEFQPGTSEEFKYTSKSWKF, encoded by the exons ATGCAATACCCACCACAG ATTCTGTTATGCATCGCGTTATGGCTAAGTGTCTTCTCGAGACGTTTAGTGGCAAAAGAACCTCCCG ATTCTGAGCTGCTGAAAAAATACGCTAAAGACGTCGAGACGGTTTTGTCGCCGACTCTCATCGAGGAACTCCAAGGCGCTCAGTCGAACCGTTCGGCGGTCAACTTGGAACAAACGGTTCCGAGGACTCCAGAACAAGCAGAGAGCGTCAGTGACAAAAAACCGGAGATACATTTCGATAATCAAGTTTATCCGTACCACTACGAAAGGTCCTATCACTACCACTATCCTCCGAGCCCACAGGATGGGGCCTCAGGGCCAGTGGGTTACTCTGACACTTTTTACGGACCGTCATTCAGGCCACGGATCCACGTGAGCGACATTCGGGATCCAGGTTACTACAGATCCGAGCTCTACAACCCGTTCGGATCCCCGGCAATCCCGAATGCAGGTGTAAAAGCAACTTCGAGCGCGAAGGAAAGTATTGAGGTTAATGGGAACGGTAAAGAGACATCCGGAGGACAGGGACCTTCGGAGGTTATCCATGGTCCAAATCCTCTGCCACCAAACGGCTTCGCACATCCCGAAATCTTGACGCAGTCAGCACCCCCTAACCCTTTTCCTAGCATGGATTTTGACAGGTACAGACATGGGGTTTTTGACAGACCGTTGGGGCCCAGTAACTACTTCAGACCAGGTGGGGATATCGGACCACCTCCCCATGATTTCAAGGAAAAAATCTCGCAGCCACTTCAAGAAAGACCCATGGATCCGTACCAAAATTTACCACCCTTGGATTATCAGGGGTATGGTGAAAACCGCCCTCTGAGACCGCACCATCTGTCTCCACCCTTCCCCGATCCCTTTTTCCCTGCGGGTTATCAAAGACCTTTTTACAGCAGCTATCGTCCTTCTGAACACTTTCATAATCTCTTCAACGATACCTTTACGAGAAACTTTTCGCATAGACAGCCTTTCCGTGGATTCTATCCCAATCGTAATTACAACCACCCATCACCTCCAGCACCTTCCCCAGCCCCTTCACCTCCACCACCTGCACAACCCCCGATGCCTCCGCCAGCGCTACCAGAAAGCATGCAGGAATCGCCTCCTCCTACAACCCCTTTAAGTCAACCGACACCTGATGTCAATCCAGAAAACCCTGCAGCACCTGTACCTGCCGCTTCAAATTCAATCTACGAAGTGAAGCTTTTTTTGCCCGCGATCGATAACGTGGATCATGAATTTCAGCCCGGCACATCAGAAGAATTTAAGTACACCAGCAAGAGTTGGAAGTTTTAA